In Deinococcus seoulensis, the following proteins share a genomic window:
- a CDS encoding DUF1963 domain-containing protein — protein sequence MTDMDDREWSEEEVEQFLEEFRRLNARPASVLQVGGFMPTRRPLASHIGLIPVMRPHETWPLDTQERPMQFIAQLNLTEAPYLPDELKQYALLTLFVAEDCIQRRFMPGSWTLRAYPTVADLIPVEPPQQPWHWMRGFECQWQLITDYPAYDDAQLKLPDGLSLEDDLPEEIHGFNVARSKVGGFASTIQHEVEFVSATQTVDGGQRGDNPPFVLQINSEEKAQLMWADNGTLYVGKRTGTDEWFASCQFY from the coding sequence ATGACGGACATGGACGACCGGGAATGGTCGGAAGAGGAAGTCGAGCAATTTCTCGAGGAGTTCAGACGTCTGAACGCTCGACCAGCCAGCGTCCTGCAAGTTGGGGGATTCATGCCAACCCGCAGACCACTGGCCTCACACATTGGATTGATTCCAGTCATGCGGCCACACGAGACTTGGCCCCTGGACACACAGGAGCGTCCCATGCAGTTCATCGCGCAACTCAACCTGACGGAGGCCCCTTACCTCCCAGATGAACTGAAGCAATACGCCCTCCTGACTCTTTTCGTGGCAGAGGACTGCATACAGCGGCGTTTCATGCCGGGAAGTTGGACACTCAGGGCCTACCCGACTGTGGCCGACCTGATCCCGGTGGAGCCTCCACAGCAGCCCTGGCACTGGATGCGAGGGTTTGAATGCCAGTGGCAACTGATCACCGACTACCCCGCATATGACGACGCGCAACTCAAATTGCCGGACGGACTTAGCCTTGAGGATGACCTTCCTGAGGAAATCCACGGCTTCAACGTTGCTCGAAGCAAGGTGGGCGGATTCGCCTCGACAATCCAGCACGAGGTCGAGTTCGTCAGCGCCACACAAACAGTAGATGGCGGGCAGCGGGGCGATAATCCTCCCTTCGTGCTTCAGATTAACAGCGAGGAGAAAGCGCAATTGATGTGGGCAGACAACGGCACGCTTTACGTCGGAAAGCGAACTGGTACGGACGAATGGTTCGCGTCCTGCCAGTTCTACTGA